Proteins co-encoded in one Cellulosilyticum sp. I15G10I2 genomic window:
- a CDS encoding DUF2232 domain-containing protein — MKQNSKSIIFILMMMLVYVLLARLGIYHTGGIILFPILSAPLAVYLIKKQLTQGVDFLFNIAIIIGIYLLTNSVQSVLIYIISVSIPAYAAAFFYKKEVPLPNMIMYVSISVAGAIFIYLGVMKSLGIDYEAQFILLVDEIKGVYFNVLETIARPASTENILEQSIMKELITAITDTIKKVYPALILTAGVFLSSIQVILLNIVLRSKGTKLLSLKQLFNFKLSKIAVLILFIAMIIPLSRNQVNDITSILSLNVLFFLQNLMQVMGIISIIVLLRRATVHNAFKVLGYMILFILLIMPTNILMMFGCFDTLFNYRKAQIIV, encoded by the coding sequence ATGAAGCAGAATTCAAAAAGCATTATATTCATTTTAATGATGATGCTTGTTTATGTCTTATTAGCTCGTCTAGGTATTTATCATACAGGTGGCATTATATTATTTCCTATTCTTTCAGCACCACTTGCTGTATACCTTATAAAAAAACAATTAACACAAGGGGTAGACTTTCTATTTAATATAGCTATTATTATTGGCATTTATCTCTTAACAAACAGTGTACAAAGTGTTTTAATTTATATAATTAGTGTTAGCATACCAGCTTATGCTGCAGCATTCTTTTATAAAAAAGAAGTACCATTGCCTAATATGATCATGTATGTTTCAATTAGTGTTGCAGGTGCTATTTTTATATACTTAGGTGTTATGAAGTCTTTAGGGATCGATTATGAGGCACAATTTATTTTATTAGTAGATGAGATTAAAGGCGTATACTTTAATGTTTTAGAAACGATAGCACGACCAGCTTCAACGGAGAATATTTTAGAGCAAAGTATTATGAAAGAACTTATTACAGCTATAACAGATACAATAAAAAAAGTTTATCCAGCATTAATATTAACTGCAGGCGTTTTTTTGAGCAGCATTCAAGTTATTTTATTAAATATAGTACTAAGAAGTAAGGGAACGAAGCTACTTAGCTTAAAGCAGTTATTTAATTTTAAATTATCTAAAATAGCTGTACTTATTCTTTTTATTGCAATGATAATACCTTTATCACGTAACCAGGTAAATGATATCACATCTATTTTGTCACTTAATGTACTCTTTTTCCTGCAAAATTTGATGCAGGTTATGGGAATCATTTCGATTATTGTACTTTTAAGAAGAGCTACGGTGCATAATGCATTTAAAGTTCTAGGTTACATGATATTATTTATACTACTTATAATGCCAACTAATATCTTAATGATGTTTGGATGTTTTGATACTCTTTTTAATTATAGGAAAGCTCAAATTATAGTTTGA
- a CDS encoding DHH family phosphoesterase, which produces MRDKTNSSFSYTMRILKFSQVFMSIGILVGVFSIANNSAGIVSSVLFALLLIGSIIFEKKLQNTLKERIIKEAEELSTLKNTMFSNVQIPVAVIEYSGSIKWANKAFLTMCEVNELVGKNIKNIVQDIKPNEFTIAQSTYEKAIKIKTKEYNMLVEAFTKVEDKQSHMFVLYFIDHTETNLLKKMIRDQRCMLGYVCIDSFEEIMHSIEEVRRPMLMAIIDRKINLWFKEREVVVTKFERDKYLMVFNRKELENMQERKFDILDELRHIQVGNELPVTISIGIGYNLSSLNASREDARAAFDLAQGRGGDQAVIKNSDKYTFYGGKTKEVEKSTRVKVRIKAYAFKELLHEADKVYIMGHKGIDMDCLGAAMGVYRAAAIMGKKAHIILDEPTFAIQALYNRILESNEYEDLFISHDIAQDEIKKDTLLVIVDVHRTSYLEAPEILEVAEKVVIFDHHRKSTDFIEDAVLTYLEPFISSTCEMIAEILNYLTDKIKLTQIEADALLAGITIDTKNFVFKAGVRTFEAAAFLRRNGADSSRVRMLFQNDMDFYKARAAAIKDAEMWHPNIAVSEVDGKIPHAPIVAAQVADELLNIKGIEASFVITSKDDYVMISARSLYDVNVQRVMELLGGGGHLSVAGAQLKDITPLEAKVKLKEAMNKYFEEGESK; this is translated from the coding sequence ATGAGAGATAAAACAAATAGTAGTTTTTCTTATACAATGAGGATATTAAAGTTTTCCCAAGTATTTATGAGTATTGGCATATTAGTAGGCGTATTTTCTATAGCTAATAATAGTGCAGGCATTGTTAGTTCGGTTTTATTTGCCCTTCTTTTAATAGGGTCCATTATTTTTGAAAAAAAGCTGCAAAATACATTAAAAGAACGCATAATCAAAGAAGCAGAAGAACTTTCTACACTCAAGAACACCATGTTTTCTAATGTTCAGATCCCTGTAGCTGTTATAGAGTATTCAGGGAGTATAAAGTGGGCAAATAAGGCTTTTTTGACTATGTGTGAAGTTAATGAACTTGTAGGAAAAAATATAAAAAACATAGTACAAGATATTAAACCTAATGAGTTTACAATAGCTCAAAGTACTTATGAAAAAGCTATAAAAATAAAAACAAAAGAATATAATATGCTTGTTGAGGCATTTACGAAAGTAGAAGATAAGCAGTCACACATGTTTGTACTATACTTTATAGATCATACGGAAACCAACCTTTTAAAGAAGATGATCAGAGATCAAAGATGTATGCTAGGGTATGTATGTATAGATAGTTTTGAAGAAATTATGCATAGTATAGAAGAAGTAAGAAGGCCTATGCTTATGGCTATAATAGATAGAAAAATTAACTTGTGGTTTAAAGAAAGAGAAGTTGTTGTTACAAAATTTGAAAGAGATAAATATTTGATGGTTTTTAATAGAAAAGAATTAGAAAACATGCAGGAAAGAAAGTTTGATATTTTAGATGAATTAAGGCACATACAAGTTGGAAACGAGCTCCCTGTTACAATAAGTATAGGTATTGGTTATAATCTGAGTTCGCTTAATGCCTCAAGAGAAGATGCAAGAGCTGCATTTGACCTCGCACAAGGAAGAGGCGGGGACCAGGCAGTTATTAAAAATAGTGATAAATATACTTTTTATGGCGGTAAAACAAAAGAAGTAGAAAAAAGTACACGAGTTAAAGTCAGGATAAAAGCATATGCCTTTAAAGAGCTTTTACATGAAGCTGACAAAGTCTATATTATGGGACACAAAGGGATTGATATGGATTGTTTAGGTGCAGCTATGGGTGTTTATAGAGCAGCAGCTATTATGGGTAAAAAAGCGCATATTATATTAGATGAACCTACCTTTGCAATACAGGCACTGTATAATAGAATACTAGAATCTAATGAATATGAAGATTTATTTATATCTCATGATATTGCCCAGGATGAAATAAAGAAAGATACACTTTTAGTGATTGTAGATGTACACAGAACGAGCTACTTAGAAGCACCTGAGATTTTAGAAGTGGCAGAGAAGGTTGTTATATTTGATCATCATAGAAAAAGCACAGACTTTATTGAAGATGCCGTACTTACTTATTTAGAGCCTTTTATCTCTTCAACCTGTGAGATGATAGCAGAAATTCTTAACTATCTCACAGATAAGATTAAGCTTACACAAATAGAAGCAGATGCTCTTTTAGCAGGTATTACAATTGATACTAAAAACTTTGTATTTAAAGCAGGGGTAAGAACTTTTGAAGCGGCAGCATTTTTAAGAAGAAATGGCGCTGATAGTAGTAGAGTACGTATGCTTTTTCAAAATGATATGGATTTTTATAAAGCAAGAGCTGCTGCGATTAAGGACGCAGAGATGTGGCATCCTAATATTGCGGTATCAGAGGTAGACGGCAAAATACCACATGCGCCTATTGTAGCAGCGCAGGTCGCAGACGAACTGCTTAATATTAAAGGGATAGAAGCGTCTTTTGTTATAACAAGTAAAGACGATTATGTTATGATTAGTGCAAGGTCTTTATATGATGTGAATGTGCAGCGTGTAATGGAGCTTCTTGGAGGTGGCGGACATTTAAGTGTGGCAGGTGCTCAGCTTAAAGATAT